One window of Novipirellula galeiformis genomic DNA carries:
- a CDS encoding dual specificity protein phosphatase family protein, with the protein MKYGLAFAILAVLIAIYAIRNGGWFYLLLWPAVSFALVSVAYLFASVSVFGKLPNGTLPLGRSILLAPFLAYLALVWHIVRYFSREPAFNQLTDTVFIGRRLLSHERRSDFDHIVDLTCEFSEPPALRSLGYISFPTLDGHYPTTDTMRQRVARVAELDGTVYIHCAQGHGRTATFAIAYLLHLGLSASVDDAVNYVLERRPDAHLNRTQYAMLCSIHNGG; encoded by the coding sequence ATGAAATACGGACTTGCGTTTGCGATACTCGCTGTACTGATCGCAATCTATGCGATTCGCAACGGTGGCTGGTTCTACTTACTCTTATGGCCGGCTGTTTCGTTCGCTCTGGTCTCGGTTGCATACCTTTTCGCGAGCGTGTCAGTGTTTGGCAAACTTCCAAACGGAACGCTGCCGTTAGGTCGCTCGATTCTGCTTGCTCCGTTCCTCGCGTATCTCGCGCTCGTCTGGCACATCGTCCGTTACTTTTCCCGTGAACCGGCGTTCAACCAGTTGACGGACACCGTGTTCATTGGTCGCCGCCTCCTATCGCACGAACGCCGATCGGACTTCGACCACATCGTTGACTTGACGTGCGAATTTAGTGAACCTCCGGCACTTCGATCGTTGGGCTACATCTCGTTCCCGACTCTGGACGGACACTACCCGACCACCGATACCATGCGGCAGCGTGTTGCTCGCGTCGCTGAACTTGACGGGACTGTTTACATTCACTGCGCCCAAGGTCACGGCCGAACGGCGACGTTTGCGATCGCCTACCTGCTCCACCTCGGGCTTTCGGCGTCGGTCGATGATGCGGTAAACTATGTTCTTGAACGACGGCCCGACGCTCACCTCAATCGAACCCAGTATGCGATGCTGTGCTCGATTCACAACGGCGGGTAA